From Alteromonas sp. RKMC-009, one genomic window encodes:
- a CDS encoding DEAD/DEAH box helicase, producing the protein MTNTVELTFKDLNLPESILQALEKVGYEKPSPIQAESIPLLLEGHDLLGQAQTGTGKTAAFALPMLANIDPEAKLPQLLVLAPTRELAIQVAEAFQVYASFSQKIKVLPVYGGQSYDNQIRQLKRGVQVVVGTPGRIIDHINRKTLNLSELKFLVLDEADEMLRMGFIDDVETILSHAPEEKQTALFSATMPGPIKKITQRYLKNPKHVKIESKVSTASTIRQRYCQVAPHHKLEALTRIMEVEPFDGMIIFVRTKTATVELSDKLSARGYDVEPLNGDIPQNARERTVEKLKQGTIDILVATDVVARGLDVERVSHVVNFDIPYDTESYVHRIGRTGRAGRSGEAILFISHREKRLLFAIEKTTRQPIERMPIPSINELNETRLSKFKQAVSEATSDDSLESLMPIVESLQQETEASPERLIAALIKLAQGDEPLLLKESDRPDLHSKPQREDRGDRGPRDRGDRGPRGDRGDRRGKRASSKPEAGMQRYRIDVGHTHGAKPGNIVGAIANEGNINSKNIGAIEIYDKFSTVDLPQGMPRETKELLQNTRVAGQKLSIREWSDTPPKRRAPRKN; encoded by the coding sequence ATGACCAATACTGTCGAGCTGACATTTAAAGACCTTAACTTACCAGAAAGCATACTACAGGCTCTGGAGAAAGTTGGCTATGAAAAGCCATCCCCTATCCAGGCTGAAAGTATCCCGCTACTGCTTGAAGGCCATGACCTGTTAGGTCAGGCGCAAACAGGTACAGGTAAGACTGCGGCCTTTGCCCTTCCAATGCTCGCAAATATCGACCCGGAAGCAAAGTTACCGCAATTGCTGGTACTTGCTCCAACCCGCGAACTCGCTATTCAGGTGGCGGAAGCTTTTCAGGTTTATGCCAGCTTTTCGCAAAAAATTAAGGTACTGCCTGTATACGGTGGTCAGTCTTACGATAACCAAATTCGTCAGCTTAAGCGTGGCGTACAGGTTGTCGTTGGTACCCCGGGCCGAATCATCGACCATATTAACCGCAAAACATTAAACTTAAGTGAACTGAAGTTTCTGGTTCTCGACGAAGCTGACGAAATGCTGCGCATGGGCTTCATCGATGATGTTGAAACCATCTTAAGTCATGCTCCGGAAGAAAAGCAGACAGCGCTGTTCTCGGCAACCATGCCCGGACCAATCAAAAAGATTACCCAGCGTTATCTGAAAAATCCGAAGCACGTTAAAATTGAATCGAAAGTTTCAACGGCCAGCACCATCCGTCAGCGTTACTGCCAGGTTGCACCACACCATAAGCTGGAAGCGTTAACCCGGATTATGGAAGTGGAGCCGTTTGACGGCATGATCATTTTCGTACGTACGAAAACGGCGACTGTTGAGTTATCTGACAAATTGTCTGCCCGTGGCTACGATGTTGAGCCACTGAACGGTGATATCCCGCAGAATGCCCGTGAACGCACAGTAGAAAAACTCAAGCAGGGAACTATCGACATTCTGGTTGCAACAGACGTTGTTGCCCGTGGTCTTGACGTTGAACGTGTAAGCCACGTTGTTAACTTTGATATTCCTTACGATACAGAGTCATACGTACACCGTATCGGTCGTACAGGCCGTGCAGGTCGTAGTGGTGAAGCAATTCTGTTCATTTCTCACCGTGAAAAGCGTTTACTTTTCGCCATTGAGAAAACCACGCGTCAGCCCATTGAGCGTATGCCGATTCCTTCAATTAATGAATTGAACGAAACGCGCCTGAGCAAGTTCAAGCAAGCGGTGAGCGAAGCAACCAGTGATGACAGCCTGGAATCTCTGATGCCTATCGTGGAATCTTTGCAACAGGAAACAGAAGCTTCGCCTGAGCGTTTGATTGCCGCACTGATCAAACTGGCACAAGGTGACGAACCGCTGTTACTGAAAGAATCTGACCGTCCTGATTTGCACAGCAAACCACAACGGGAAGATCGTGGTGACCGCGGGCCCCGTGATCGTGGCGACCGTGGCCCCCGAGGTGACAGAGGCGACCGTCGTGGTAAGCGCGCTTCAAGCAAACCTGAAGCCGGCATGCAGCGTTACCGTATTGATGTTGGTCATACTCACGGTGCCAAGCCCGGTAACATTGTTGGTGCAATTGCTAACGAAGGGAATATCAACAGCAAGAACATTGGTGCTATCGAAATTTATGATAAATTCAGCACCGTTGATTTGCCTCAGGGCATGCCCCGTGAAACCAAAGAGCTGCTGCAGAACACCCGCGTAGCCGGACAGAAGTTGTCTATCCGCGAGTGGTCAGATACGCCGCCAAAGCGTCGGGCTCCCCGCAAAAACTAA